A portion of the Oxynema aestuarii AP17 genome contains these proteins:
- the ggt gene encoding gamma-glutamyltransferase, whose protein sequence is MTCQTLRRFSVTLISISLCIVGGASTPTGARAVQGDRAERGMVVSAHPLASEAGVEILSQGGNAIDAAVATALAISVVEPFSAGIGGGGFLLLREGDTGEIRALDFRERAPLAATSDMYVDENGDPIERASLDGHRAVAVPGTIAGLARVHETYGELPWSTVVAPAIRLAQDGFTVSDRLASRVRSREEVLLSNPAARAIFSRDGAPYREGDRLVQADLGRTLRSIARDPQNFYTGDIARAIASDMAANGGLISREDLQAYEPIWRSPVCGDWRSVRICSMPPPSSGGVHLLQILHIIGDLDARSLGWHHPDVLHLLVEAMRVAYADRAEYLGDPDFVEVPVARLIDPRYASWRRSQIEGDRVRRSDRVEAVDPQTLRRLTSESTDTTHLTVVDDRRTVVSMTFTINGNFGAGVVAAGTGIVLNNEMDDFAIAPGVPNLYGLVGDEANAIAPRKTPLSSMTPAIVTENGEFRMAAGSPGGSTIITTVLQILFNVLVYDMDAESAVAAPRLHHQWLPDRLWVERWGFDAMTLQELERRGHQIEELPGWGNANAIVLTEEGMLEGAADPRGEGAARGFSGLY, encoded by the coding sequence ATGACCTGTCAAACCTTGCGCCGTTTCTCCGTCACCCTGATTTCGATTTCCCTGTGCATTGTAGGCGGAGCGTCTACCCCCACGGGAGCCCGTGCGGTCCAGGGCGATCGCGCCGAACGAGGGATGGTCGTATCCGCACATCCGCTCGCCAGCGAGGCGGGGGTCGAAATACTCTCACAAGGGGGTAACGCGATCGATGCCGCCGTCGCGACCGCGTTAGCGATTTCTGTCGTCGAACCATTCTCCGCAGGGATCGGCGGCGGTGGCTTCCTGTTATTGCGCGAGGGGGACACCGGGGAAATTCGCGCCCTCGACTTTCGCGAACGGGCCCCCTTGGCAGCAACGTCGGACATGTATGTAGACGAGAACGGCGATCCGATCGAACGCGCCAGTTTGGACGGACACCGCGCCGTTGCCGTTCCCGGGACGATCGCCGGACTCGCCCGGGTACACGAGACTTACGGCGAACTGCCCTGGTCCACCGTGGTCGCCCCCGCGATTCGGTTGGCGCAAGACGGGTTTACCGTCAGCGATCGCCTCGCGAGTCGCGTCCGATCGCGCGAGGAGGTGCTGTTGAGTAATCCCGCAGCCCGCGCCATTTTCAGCCGGGACGGGGCACCCTATCGAGAGGGCGATCGCCTCGTCCAAGCGGATTTAGGCCGCACGTTGCGATCGATCGCCAGGGACCCGCAAAACTTTTATACAGGCGATATTGCCCGGGCGATCGCCTCGGATATGGCGGCGAATGGGGGCTTGATTTCCCGGGAAGACCTGCAAGCTTACGAACCGATCTGGCGATCTCCCGTGTGCGGCGACTGGCGGTCCGTTCGCATCTGTTCGATGCCGCCGCCGTCTTCCGGGGGCGTCCATTTACTGCAAATCCTTCATATTATTGGGGACTTGGACGCGCGATCGCTCGGCTGGCACCATCCCGACGTGCTGCATTTACTCGTGGAAGCGATGCGAGTGGCGTATGCAGACCGCGCCGAATACCTCGGCGATCCCGATTTTGTCGAAGTTCCCGTGGCGCGATTGATCGACCCGCGTTATGCAAGTTGGCGGCGATCGCAGATCGAGGGCGATCGCGTGCGGCGATCGGATCGCGTCGAAGCCGTAGACCCGCAAACCTTGCGGCGCCTGACTTCCGAATCTACCGATACAACCCACCTCACGGTGGTAGACGATCGCCGCACTGTCGTCAGCATGACCTTCACCATTAACGGCAACTTCGGTGCGGGAGTTGTCGCCGCCGGGACCGGAATCGTCCTCAACAACGAAATGGACGATTTCGCGATCGCTCCCGGGGTTCCTAATTTATACGGCTTGGTCGGCGACGAAGCCAACGCGATCGCCCCGCGCAAAACGCCGTTATCGAGCATGACTCCGGCGATCGTCACGGAAAATGGCGAATTTCGTATGGCTGCCGGATCTCCCGGCGGCAGCACGATTATTACGACGGTTTTGCAAATCTTATTTAATGTTTTAGTCTACGACATGGACGCCGAAAGTGCCGTCGCAGCACCCCGCTTGCACCATCAATGGCTACCCGATCGCTTGTGGGTGGAACGGTGGGGATTTGACGCGATGACG
- a CDS encoding metallothionein, whose translation MSTVAQMKCACESCLCVVSTDKAVQKDGKFYCCEACANGHPDGSGCGHTGCECHA comes from the coding sequence ATGAGTACAGTTGCTCAAATGAAATGTGCTTGCGAATCCTGCTTGTGCGTCGTTTCGACGGATAAAGCGGTACAGAAAGACGGTAAATTTTACTGCTGTGAAGCCTGCGCCAACGGTCATCCGGACGGAAGTGGATGCGGTCATACGGGATGTGAGTGTCACGCTTAA